Proteins from a genomic interval of Pseudomonas silesiensis:
- the nhaR gene encoding transcriptional activator NhaR, whose product MLNYRQLHYFWVVAKTGSIVRACEQLNLTPQTISGQISLLEQTYGIELFRRVGRQLELTEAGRQTLPYAEQMFQLGGELELMLRAQPNEQQILFRVGVADVVPKSIVYRLIAPTMELSEPLRITCREDKLERLLADLAIQRLDLVISDSPMPSHLDIKGYSQKLGECGISFFATPSLAAQYGQDFPRSLHGAPLLIPGPETVVRSRLQRWFAEQQIQPRIVGEFDDSALMQAFGQSGSGIFIGPSVIADEVKRQCGVQSIGQTNAVTESFYAISVERKVKHPGIVAITEGARRELFTAL is encoded by the coding sequence ATGTTGAATTACCGACAGCTGCATTACTTCTGGGTGGTGGCCAAGACCGGCAGCATCGTGCGCGCCTGTGAGCAGTTGAACCTGACCCCGCAGACCATCAGCGGGCAGATCTCCCTGCTCGAGCAAACCTATGGCATCGAGTTGTTTCGCCGGGTTGGGCGCCAGCTTGAGCTGACGGAGGCCGGACGGCAGACCCTGCCTTACGCCGAGCAGATGTTCCAGCTGGGCGGTGAACTGGAATTGATGCTGCGGGCGCAGCCCAACGAGCAGCAGATTCTGTTTCGGGTCGGCGTGGCGGACGTGGTGCCCAAATCCATCGTCTATCGACTGATCGCGCCGACCATGGAGTTGAGCGAACCGCTGCGCATCACCTGTCGCGAAGACAAGCTTGAACGTTTGCTCGCCGACCTGGCGATCCAGCGCCTGGACCTGGTGATCTCCGACAGCCCGATGCCCTCGCACCTGGACATCAAGGGCTACAGCCAGAAACTCGGTGAATGCGGAATCAGCTTCTTTGCCACCCCTTCACTGGCGGCGCAGTACGGCCAGGATTTTCCCCGCAGCCTGCACGGCGCCCCCCTGCTGATTCCCGGGCCGGAAACCGTAGTGCGCAGTCGTTTGCAACGCTGGTTTGCCGAACAGCAGATCCAGCCACGCATCGTCGGCGAGTTCGACGACAGCGCCTTGATGCAAGCCTTCGGTCAATCCGGCAGCGGGATTTTCATCGGTCCGAGCGTGATTGCCGACGAGGTCAAACGCCAGTGTGGCGTGCAATCCATCGGCCAGACCAATGCGGTCACCGAGTCGTTCTACGCCATTTCCGTTGAACGCAAGGTCAAGCACCCCGGCATTGTCGCCATTACCGAAGGTGCGAGGCGCGAACTGTTCACCGCGCTGTGA
- a CDS encoding YceH family protein, with amino-acid sequence MSTEQETTIDEPRLSSTEIRILGSLIEKQATSPETYPLTLNALVIACNQKTSREPVMNLTQGQVGQSLRALEGRGFTRLVMGSRADRWEHRVDKALELVPAQVILSGLLFLRGPQTVNELLTRSGRMHEFEDTEQVVHQLERLIARGLALLIPRQAGQREDRYMHALGDPADIEVILAARSNPVERGAAGGVSVERIEELEARIAALEERLARLE; translated from the coding sequence ATGAGCACTGAGCAAGAAACCACTATCGACGAGCCGCGCCTCAGCAGCACGGAAATCCGCATTCTGGGTTCGCTGATCGAGAAACAGGCCACCAGCCCGGAAACCTATCCGCTGACCCTCAATGCCCTGGTGATCGCCTGCAACCAGAAAACCAGCCGCGAACCGGTGATGAACCTTACCCAGGGCCAGGTCGGCCAGAGCCTGCGCGCCCTTGAAGGCCGCGGTTTTACCCGGCTGGTGATGGGCAGCCGGGCCGATCGCTGGGAGCACCGGGTCGACAAGGCGCTGGAACTGGTGCCGGCCCAGGTCATCCTGAGCGGCTTGCTGTTTTTGCGCGGCCCGCAAACGGTCAATGAACTGCTGACCCGCAGCGGCCGCATGCATGAATTCGAAGACACCGAGCAGGTGGTGCATCAGCTGGAACGGTTGATCGCCCGCGGTCTGGCGCTGTTGATTCCGCGCCAGGCGGGGCAGCGTGAAGATCGCTACATGCATGCGCTGGGGGATCCGGCGGATATCGAGGTGATTCTGGCGGCGCGGAGCAATCCGGTGGAGCGTGGTGCTGCCGGCGGTGTGTCTGTCGAGCGAATCGAAGAGCTGGAGGCACGGATCGCCGCACTCGAAGAGCGTCTGGCACGCCTCGAGTAG
- a CDS encoding TerC family protein, which produces MEYLLELAASPTAWVALATLIVMEIVLGIDNLIFISILTNKLPEQHRQKARRIGIGMALILRLGLLSTIAFIVQLTEPVIDILGHAFSWKDMILVAGGLFLLWKATTEIHHSMDPAPEDPKSATSTVTLGFAAAIGQILMLDMVFSIDSIITAVGMTEHLPIMIIAVVVSVLVMLLAADPLAKFINDNPTVVMLALGFLIMIGMTLIAEGFGAHVPKGYVYAAMAFSATIEGLNMMSRRAKQRKVAAQA; this is translated from the coding sequence ATGGAATACCTTTTAGAACTTGCTGCAAGCCCCACCGCCTGGGTCGCCCTGGCCACGTTGATCGTGATGGAAATCGTGCTCGGCATCGATAACCTTATCTTCATCTCGATCCTGACCAACAAACTGCCCGAGCAGCATCGGCAGAAGGCGCGGCGCATCGGTATCGGCATGGCGTTGATCCTGCGACTGGGGCTGTTGAGCACCATCGCGTTCATCGTCCAGTTGACCGAGCCGGTGATCGATATTCTCGGCCACGCGTTCTCTTGGAAAGACATGATCCTGGTCGCCGGTGGCCTGTTCCTGTTGTGGAAGGCGACCACCGAAATCCATCACAGCATGGACCCGGCGCCAGAGGATCCGAAATCGGCAACCTCCACCGTGACCCTGGGCTTTGCTGCGGCGATCGGTCAGATCCTGATGCTGGACATGGTGTTCTCCATCGACAGCATCATCACCGCTGTCGGCATGACCGAGCATTTGCCGATCATGATCATTGCGGTGGTGGTGTCGGTACTGGTGATGTTGCTGGCGGCTGACCCGTTGGCTAAGTTCATCAACGACAATCCGACCGTGGTGATGCTGGCGTTGGGCTTCTTGATCATGATCGGCATGACCCTGATCGCCGAAGGCTTCGGCGCCCACGTACCGAAAGGCTATGTCTACGCGGCAATGGCGTTCTCGGCCACGATCGAGGGCCTGAACATGATGTCCCGACGGGCGAAGCAGAGGAAGGTTGCCGCTCAAGCGTAA
- the pbpG gene encoding D-alanyl-D-alanine endopeptidase: MKIRLSILSLFFAVTGAFITPIAIAADTTSAPRDTKQLKIASGSALLMDMQTNKIIYATNPDVVVPIASVTKLMTGLIVVEARQNMDEYLSINISDTPEMKGVFSRVKLKSELPRREMLLIALMSSENRAAASLAHHYRGGYVAFIAAMNAKARALGMTSTHFVEPTGLSPRNVSTARDLSKLLVAAHKYPLLTELSTTKEKTVSFRKPNYSLGFRNTDHLVRKPNWDIKLTKTGFTNAAGHCLVLVTHMGNRQMALVILDAYGKYTHFADASRIRSWVETGRGADVPSVALQYKSDKDLKSRQSGVVEASK, translated from the coding sequence GTGAAAATCCGTCTTTCCATCCTGAGCCTGTTTTTTGCTGTTACAGGGGCTTTCATCACGCCAATTGCCATCGCTGCCGACACCACCTCGGCCCCCCGCGATACGAAACAACTGAAGATCGCGTCCGGCAGCGCCTTGCTGATGGATATGCAGACCAACAAGATCATCTATGCCACCAATCCTGACGTGGTGGTACCGATCGCTTCCGTCACCAAATTGATGACCGGTCTGATTGTGGTCGAAGCCCGGCAGAACATGGACGAATACCTTTCCATCAACATCAGCGACACGCCGGAAATGAAAGGTGTGTTTTCCCGGGTCAAGCTCAAGAGCGAATTGCCACGTCGGGAAATGCTGCTGATTGCCCTGATGTCCTCGGAGAACCGCGCGGCCGCGAGCCTCGCCCATCATTATCGGGGCGGCTATGTCGCGTTTATTGCTGCGATGAACGCCAAGGCCCGGGCGCTGGGCATGACCAGCACCCATTTCGTCGAGCCGACGGGCCTGTCCCCACGTAACGTGTCCACCGCCCGCGACTTGAGCAAGCTACTGGTGGCCGCACACAAGTATCCGTTGCTGACCGAATTGAGCACCACCAAGGAAAAGACCGTCTCGTTCCGTAAACCCAACTACAGCCTGGGTTTTCGTAACACCGACCATTTGGTCAGGAAGCCGAACTGGGACATCAAACTGACGAAAACCGGTTTCACCAACGCCGCCGGCCATTGCCTGGTGCTGGTCACCCACATGGGTAACCGCCAGATGGCGCTGGTCATTCTCGATGCCTACGGTAAATACACCCACTTTGCCGATGCCAGCCGTATTCGCAGCTGGGTCGAGACCGGCAGGGGTGCTGATGTGCCGTCGGTGGCGCTGCAGTACAAATCCGACAAGGATCTCAAGAGCCGGCAAAGTGGTGTGGTGGAGGCGTCGAAGTAG
- a CDS encoding MFS transporter, giving the protein MLLPILLLSAAGFTVLTTEFVIVGLLPAIARDLEVSIPQAGLLVTLFAFTVAAFGPFLTAYFARFERRKLFISVLIMFGLANTLAAFAPNIWVMAIARLIPALGLPVFWALASETAVDIVGPDFAGRAISKIGFGIVCATVFGIPVGTLISDAFGWRSAFGILAVIAFAKALLLFIYLPSTNLHQHQVSFRSQFKILRSPLMIGHVLLSILVFSGMFTAYTYLADILERLAGFNGTVVGWCLMGFGAVGLIGNSLGGRAVDRHPLIASVTFCAFMIAGMVALVPNIHSPLGLAAAMGIWGVTQAALFLVSHVRLMKAAPEAPAFAASLNIAGANLGIGLGAMVGGRVIDSVGLQGLGFAAAAFILVSILLAMALMTFKPREVCA; this is encoded by the coding sequence ATGCTGTTGCCCATCCTTCTGTTGTCCGCCGCCGGTTTCACGGTGCTGACCACGGAATTCGTCATCGTCGGCCTGTTGCCGGCCATCGCCCGCGACCTTGAGGTCAGCATCCCCCAGGCGGGTTTGCTGGTGACCCTGTTCGCCTTTACCGTCGCCGCCTTCGGACCCTTCCTGACCGCGTACTTCGCCAGGTTCGAGCGACGCAAGCTGTTCATTTCGGTGCTGATCATGTTCGGCCTGGCGAACACCCTGGCGGCGTTCGCCCCGAACATCTGGGTGATGGCCATCGCCCGCCTGATTCCGGCGCTCGGGCTGCCGGTGTTCTGGGCCCTGGCCAGCGAGACGGCGGTGGACATCGTCGGCCCGGACTTCGCCGGTCGCGCCATCTCCAAGATCGGTTTCGGCATTGTCTGCGCCACGGTGTTCGGCATTCCGGTGGGCACGCTGATTTCCGATGCGTTCGGTTGGCGCAGTGCCTTCGGCATCCTGGCGGTGATCGCCTTTGCCAAGGCGCTGCTGCTGTTCATCTACCTGCCGTCAACCAACCTGCATCAGCACCAGGTGAGTTTTCGCTCCCAGTTCAAGATTCTGCGCAGCCCGCTGATGATCGGCCATGTGCTGCTGTCGATCCTGGTGTTCAGCGGCATGTTCACCGCTTACACCTACCTGGCGGACATCCTTGAGCGCCTGGCCGGTTTCAACGGCACGGTGGTCGGCTGGTGCCTGATGGGCTTCGGCGCGGTGGGGCTGATCGGCAACTCCCTGGGCGGCCGTGCGGTGGATCGTCACCCGCTGATCGCGTCGGTGACCTTCTGCGCGTTCATGATTGCCGGCATGGTGGCGTTGGTGCCGAACATTCACTCGCCGCTGGGCCTGGCGGCGGCGATGGGGATCTGGGGCGTGACCCAGGCGGCCTTGTTCCTGGTCAGCCATGTGCGCTTGATGAAGGCGGCACCCGAGGCGCCGGCCTTTGCCGCGTCGCTGAACATTGCCGGGGCCAACCTCGGGATCGGCCTGGGCGCCATGGTCGGTGGCCGGGTGATCGACAGCGTGGGCCTGCAAGGCCTGGGTTTTGCCGCGGCCGCTTTTATCCTGGTCTCGATCCTGCTGGCCATGGCGCTGATGACCTTCAAACCCCGGGAAGTCTGCGCCTGA
- a CDS encoding DUF1993 domain-containing protein: MTISLYDASVPVFKQMLNALSDVLNKAEAHATAKNIDPNALLQARLYPDMFPLVRQVQIAVDFAKGVSSRLAEIEVPKYDDTETTFAELQALIAKVLAYIGEIKPEQIAGKEGIEIVTRPGTPKEKRFTGQAYLLSYGLPQFFFHVTTTYALLRHNGVEVGKRDYMGAF; encoded by the coding sequence ATGACCATTTCCCTGTACGACGCTTCCGTTCCAGTATTCAAGCAAATGCTCAACGCCCTGAGCGATGTGCTGAACAAGGCCGAAGCCCACGCCACCGCGAAAAACATCGATCCGAACGCGTTGCTGCAAGCCCGCCTGTACCCGGACATGTTCCCGCTGGTACGCCAGGTGCAGATCGCCGTTGATTTCGCCAAGGGTGTTTCCTCGCGCCTGGCCGAGATCGAAGTGCCGAAGTACGACGACACCGAAACCACCTTCGCCGAACTGCAAGCGCTGATCGCCAAGGTCCTGGCCTACATCGGCGAGATCAAGCCTGAGCAGATCGCCGGCAAGGAAGGCATCGAGATCGTCACCCGTCCGGGCACGCCTAAAGAGAAGCGTTTCACCGGCCAGGCTTACCTGCTGAGCTACGGTCTGCCGCAATTCTTCTTCCACGTCACCACCACCTACGCCTTGTTGCGTCATAACGGTGTGGAAGTGGGCAAGCGCGATTACATGGGCGCGTTCTAA
- the sstT gene encoding serine/threonine transporter SstT, which produces MTASSPSLVYRLKRLSLVTQIIIGLIAGIVLALVAPEVAKSTAFIGKVFVSALKAVAPILVFVLVMASIANHKHGQETHIRPILFLYLLGTFAAAVVAVVASMMFPSSLVLATHDVAVTAPGGISEVLQSLLLSVVDNPVSALMNANFIGILAWAIGMGVAIRHAGDTTREVLGDLSNGVTLIVRLVIRFAPLGIFGLVASTLATSGFGALLGYMHLLAVLLGCMLFVALVMNPMIVFWKLRRNPYPLVLMCLRESGITAFFTRSSAANIPVNLELSKRLGLHEDTYSVSIPLGATINMAGAAITITVLTLAAVHTLGIAVDIPTAILLSVVAAICACGASGVAGGSLLLIPLACSLFGIPSEIAMQVVAVGFIIGVLQDSAETALNSSTDVLFTAAACLGEEEKAQRLA; this is translated from the coding sequence ATGACCGCTTCATCCCCTTCGCTAGTCTATCGTTTGAAACGCTTGAGCCTGGTCACGCAAATCATCATCGGCCTGATCGCCGGGATTGTCCTCGCGCTGGTCGCGCCTGAAGTGGCCAAGTCCACCGCGTTCATCGGCAAAGTCTTCGTCTCGGCCCTGAAAGCCGTCGCACCGATCCTGGTGTTCGTGCTGGTCATGGCGTCGATCGCCAACCATAAGCACGGTCAGGAAACCCACATCCGGCCGATTCTGTTTTTGTATCTGCTGGGCACCTTCGCCGCCGCGGTGGTCGCGGTCGTTGCCAGCATGATGTTCCCTTCAAGTCTGGTGCTCGCCACTCACGACGTCGCGGTGACCGCCCCGGGTGGCATCAGTGAAGTGCTGCAAAGCCTGTTGCTGAGCGTGGTCGATAACCCGGTCAGCGCCCTGATGAACGCCAACTTCATCGGCATCCTGGCCTGGGCGATCGGCATGGGCGTTGCCATTCGCCATGCCGGTGACACCACCCGCGAGGTGCTCGGCGATTTGTCCAACGGCGTGACCCTGATCGTGCGCCTGGTGATTCGTTTTGCACCGCTGGGGATTTTTGGCCTGGTGGCCTCGACCCTCGCGACGTCCGGTTTCGGCGCCTTGCTCGGCTACATGCATCTGCTGGCCGTGCTGCTGGGCTGCATGCTGTTCGTGGCACTGGTGATGAACCCGATGATCGTGTTCTGGAAACTGCGTCGCAACCCTTATCCGCTGGTGCTGATGTGCCTGCGGGAAAGCGGGATCACCGCGTTTTTCACTCGCAGTTCGGCGGCGAACATTCCGGTCAATCTGGAGTTGAGCAAGCGCCTGGGCCTGCATGAAGACACGTACTCGGTCTCGATCCCGCTGGGCGCCACCATCAACATGGCTGGCGCGGCGATCACCATTACCGTACTGACCCTGGCGGCCGTGCATACCCTGGGTATTGCAGTCGATATTCCGACGGCCATTCTGCTCAGCGTGGTCGCGGCGATCTGTGCCTGTGGCGCTTCGGGCGTGGCCGGGGGGTCGTTGCTGCTGATTCCACTGGCGTGCAGTTTGTTTGGCATCCCGAGTGAAATCGCGATGCAGGTGGTGGCGGTCGGTTTCATCATCGGGGTGTTGCAGGATTCGGCGGAAACGGCGCTGAACTCGTCTACGGATGTGCTGTTTACCGCTGCTGCATGCCTGGGTGAAGAAGAGAAGGCCCAGCGGTTGGCGTAA
- a CDS encoding DUF6021 family protein, which translates to MAHSNTPDGPHSSEHSSGDELGFDPDSPDLADPQVDPIGPAKAPRDVKPGDDDKAPAKPYDPLANLKP; encoded by the coding sequence ATGGCACATTCCAATACCCCCGATGGCCCACACTCGTCCGAGCATTCATCCGGCGATGAGCTGGGCTTCGACCCCGACTCGCCGGACCTCGCCGATCCCCAGGTCGATCCCATCGGACCGGCCAAGGCCCCCAGGGACGTGAAGCCGGGCGATGACGACAAGGCGCCGGCGAAGCCTTATGACCCTCTCGCCAACCTGAAACCCTGA
- a CDS encoding peptidase C39 family protein: protein MVRVFSRILSVAVLIGSVAGLAGCAGSVAPEIKRLPERVELSGTFYRGQDNQSGPQVLASLLSQQGIVITPGLLDKPLQLPGAEARLQQNMLNLAREYGMVVYPLDANLPALLAQVAAGNPVMVRFTEGSAFWAGPRYAILAGYNRDKQTVLLRAGMNRRTLMSFSSFESAFKDAGGWAVLIQKPDQLPANVDQQRWLKAAGDLAQAGQEQAAARAKRALSAQ from the coding sequence ATGGTGCGGGTATTTTCTCGAATTCTTTCGGTGGCAGTGCTGATTGGCAGTGTGGCGGGTCTGGCGGGGTGTGCGGGAAGCGTTGCACCTGAAATCAAGCGGCTGCCGGAGCGGGTCGAACTCAGCGGTACCTTCTACCGTGGGCAGGACAATCAGAGCGGGCCCCAGGTCCTGGCCAGCCTGTTGTCCCAGCAGGGCATCGTGATCACCCCGGGGCTGCTCGACAAGCCCCTGCAATTGCCGGGTGCCGAAGCCCGTTTGCAGCAGAACATGCTGAACCTCGCCCGCGAATACGGCATGGTGGTCTATCCCCTGGACGCCAACCTGCCTGCGCTGTTGGCCCAGGTCGCGGCCGGAAATCCTGTGATGGTGCGCTTCACCGAAGGCTCGGCGTTCTGGGCGGGACCGCGTTACGCCATTCTCGCCGGCTACAACCGTGACAAACAGACCGTGCTGCTGCGGGCCGGGATGAACCGGCGGACGCTGATGAGCTTCAGTTCATTCGAGTCGGCGTTCAAGGACGCCGGGGGATGGGCGGTGCTGATCCAGAAACCGGACCAGCTTCCGGCCAACGTCGATCAGCAGCGCTGGCTGAAGGCGGCCGGCGATCTGGCCCAGGCAGGTCAGGAGCAGGCGGCTGCCCGGGCGAAGAGGGCGTTGTCCGCGCAGTAG
- the folD gene encoding bifunctional methylenetetrahydrofolate dehydrogenase/methenyltetrahydrofolate cyclohydrolase FolD gives MTAQLIDGKSIAASLRQQIAKRVTERRQQGLRTPGLAVILVGSDPASQVYVSHKRKDCEEVGFLSQAYDLPAETTQEALTDLIDRLNDDPAIDGVLLQLPLPEHLDASRLLERIRPDKDVDGFHPYNVGRLAQRIPLLRPCTPKGIMTLLESTGADLYGMDAVIVGASNIVGRPMAMELLLAGCTVTVTHRFTKDLAGHVGRADLVVVAAGKPGLVKGEWIKEGAIVIDVGINRQADGKLVGDVTYDTALPRAGWITPVPGGVGPMTRACLLENTLYAAETLHG, from the coding sequence ATGACTGCACAACTAATCGACGGCAAATCGATCGCCGCCAGCCTGCGCCAGCAGATCGCCAAACGCGTCACCGAGCGTCGCCAGCAAGGCCTGCGCACGCCCGGCCTCGCGGTGATCCTGGTCGGCAGCGATCCTGCCTCTCAGGTTTATGTCTCGCACAAGCGTAAAGACTGTGAAGAGGTCGGCTTTCTATCCCAAGCCTATGACCTGCCTGCTGAAACCACTCAAGAAGCGCTGACCGATCTGATCGATCGCCTGAACGACGACCCGGCAATCGACGGCGTTCTGCTGCAGCTTCCTTTACCTGAACACCTGGACGCCTCCCGGTTGCTGGAACGCATTCGGCCGGACAAGGACGTCGACGGTTTCCACCCTTATAACGTCGGCCGCCTGGCCCAGCGTATTCCTCTGCTTCGTCCGTGCACTCCTAAAGGCATCATGACGCTGCTGGAAAGCACCGGTGCCGATCTTTACGGGATGGACGCGGTGATTGTCGGCGCCTCCAATATTGTCGGCCGCCCGATGGCGATGGAATTGTTGCTGGCCGGCTGCACCGTGACCGTCACCCACCGCTTCACCAAGGACCTGGCGGGCCATGTCGGTCGTGCCGACCTGGTCGTGGTGGCGGCTGGCAAGCCGGGGCTGGTGAAGGGCGAGTGGATCAAGGAAGGCGCGATCGTGATCGACGTCGGCATCAACCGCCAGGCAGACGGCAAGCTGGTGGGTGACGTGACCTACGACACCGCCCTGCCCCGCGCTGGCTGGATTACGCCGGTTCCGGGTGGCGTTGGGCCGATGACCCGTGCTTGCCTGTTGGAAAATACGTTGTATGCGGCGGAAACGCTGCACGGTTGA
- a CDS encoding shikimate 5-dehydrogenase has translation MQMNPNKDTQLCMSLSGRPGNFGLRFHNHLYEQLGLNFYYKAFSSQDLPGAIAGIRALGIRGCGVSMPFKEACIELVDELDASAAAIQSINTIVNSNGHLKAYNTDYIAIAQLLETHQVPTASTFALRGSGGMAKAVASALRDGGYTKGLIVARNERAGRTLAESLGFEWQAELGAQRPQMLINVTPIGMTGGPEADQLAFDADAIAAAETVFDVVAIPSETPLIVRARAEGKRVITGLEVIAIQALEQFVLYTGVRPTVEQFQKAVEFARS, from the coding sequence ATGCAGATGAACCCCAACAAAGACACCCAGCTGTGCATGTCCCTCTCAGGGCGCCCTGGAAACTTTGGCTTGCGATTTCACAATCATCTGTACGAACAACTGGGCCTGAATTTTTATTACAAGGCCTTTAGCAGTCAGGACCTGCCCGGTGCCATCGCGGGCATTCGCGCCCTGGGGATTCGTGGCTGCGGCGTGTCGATGCCGTTCAAGGAGGCCTGCATCGAGCTGGTCGATGAGCTGGACGCATCGGCCGCGGCCATTCAATCGATCAACACCATCGTCAACAGCAATGGTCATCTCAAGGCCTACAACACCGACTACATCGCCATCGCCCAGTTGCTGGAAACCCACCAGGTGCCCACGGCGTCGACCTTCGCCCTGCGCGGCAGCGGTGGCATGGCCAAGGCCGTGGCCAGCGCCTTGCGTGATGGCGGCTACACGAAGGGTCTGATCGTCGCCCGTAACGAACGCGCCGGACGTACCCTGGCCGAGTCGCTGGGCTTTGAATGGCAGGCTGAACTCGGCGCGCAGCGTCCGCAAATGCTGATCAATGTCACGCCGATCGGCATGACCGGCGGGCCGGAAGCCGATCAACTGGCGTTCGACGCTGACGCCATTGCCGCCGCCGAGACGGTCTTCGATGTGGTGGCGATTCCTTCGGAAACACCGCTGATCGTGCGCGCTCGCGCTGAAGGCAAGCGGGTGATCACCGGGCTGGAGGTGATTGCGATCCAGGCGCTGGAGCAGTTTGTGCTTTACACCGGTGTGCGGCCGACGGTTGAGCAGTTTCAGAAAGCGGTGGAGTTTGCCCGCAGCTGA